One segment of Curtobacterium sp. MR_MD2014 DNA contains the following:
- a CDS encoding GNAT family N-acetyltransferase, which translates to MPVPVPVAGASGVLADGYRLVVGPPPLDDYLRLRRDSGLSPKDAAQGAGAIAGSWSAVHVVDTDGVPVAMGRTIGDGGWYFHIADIATDPDHQRRGLGRVVVEWLVADIRSRAPEGAYITLVGDPPGQRLYRSLGFEDVAPSLGMALPLR; encoded by the coding sequence GTGCCCGTGCCCGTGCCCGTGGCCGGTGCGTCGGGCGTGCTCGCCGACGGGTACCGCCTGGTGGTCGGGCCGCCGCCGCTGGACGACTACCTGCGCCTGCGACGGGACTCCGGTCTGTCACCGAAGGACGCTGCGCAGGGTGCCGGGGCGATCGCGGGGAGCTGGTCGGCCGTGCACGTCGTCGACACCGACGGGGTCCCCGTCGCCATGGGCCGCACGATCGGGGACGGCGGGTGGTACTTCCACATCGCCGACATCGCCACCGATCCGGACCACCAGCGCCGGGGGCTCGGGAGGGTCGTCGTCGAGTGGCTCGTGGCGGACATCCGGTCCCGCGCGCCGGAAGGCGCCTACATCACGCTCGTCGGGGACCCGCCCGGTCAGCGGCTCTACCGTTCGCTCGGGTTCGAGGACGTCGCGCCGAGCCTCGGGATGGCGCTGCCGCTGCGCTGA
- the purS gene encoding phosphoribosylformylglycinamidine synthase subunit PurS, whose product MPTIVVEVMPKAEILDPQGKAVGNALARLGKADLTDVRIGKRFEIAVDGPVDDAKLAEVRDIAADVFSNAVIEDVVSVTVQDA is encoded by the coding sequence GTGCCAACCATCGTCGTCGAGGTCATGCCCAAGGCAGAGATCCTCGACCCCCAGGGCAAGGCGGTGGGCAACGCCCTCGCCCGTCTCGGCAAGGCCGACCTGACCGACGTCCGCATCGGCAAGCGCTTCGAGATCGCCGTCGACGGCCCGGTCGACGACGCGAAGCTGGCCGAGGTCCGCGACATCGCGGCCGACGTCTTCTCGAACGCCGTGATCGAGGACGTCGTCTCCGTCACCGTGCAGGACGCGTGA
- a CDS encoding PadR family transcriptional regulator, with amino-acid sequence MASLTPLAFAALGLLAEAPMHPYEMFQTMLHRHEDQNVKVRPSTLYHQIGRLVDLGYAEALGTAREGNRPERTTYAITDHGRAELDAGLRRMIAEPADEYPEFQLAVSHVDNLTATDAVTAMRARAAALRAERAGYDEAATGLQAKQLAERYWLDVSYVRGMLTAQIEWLTATADRIASGDIPWDGPAVPDPAPQKDQDTTR; translated from the coding sequence ATGGCGTCGCTCACGCCCCTCGCGTTCGCCGCGCTCGGCCTGCTCGCCGAGGCGCCCATGCACCCGTACGAGATGTTCCAGACGATGCTCCACCGGCACGAGGACCAGAACGTCAAGGTCCGGCCGAGCACGCTGTACCACCAGATCGGACGCCTCGTGGACCTCGGGTACGCCGAGGCACTCGGGACCGCGCGCGAGGGCAACCGGCCCGAGCGCACCACCTACGCCATCACCGACCACGGCCGCGCGGAGCTCGACGCCGGACTCCGGCGCATGATCGCGGAGCCCGCCGACGAGTACCCCGAGTTCCAGCTCGCGGTGTCCCACGTCGACAACCTGACCGCCACCGACGCGGTGACCGCGATGCGCGCACGCGCTGCCGCACTCCGCGCGGAACGTGCCGGGTACGACGAAGCCGCCACGGGCCTCCAGGCCAAGCAGCTCGCCGAGCGCTACTGGCTCGACGTGTCGTACGTGCGTGGCATGCTCACCGCGCAGATCGAGTGGCTCACCGCCACCGCCGACCGGATCGCGAGCGGCGACATCCCCTGGGACGGCCCCGCCGTCCCCGACCCAGCACCACAGAAGGACCAGGACACCACTCGATGA
- the purL gene encoding phosphoribosylformylglycinamidine synthase subunit PurL yields the protein MTTHVRPKPDTVQDAAATPDKEQPYEALGLKADEYAKIREILGRRPTSGELAMYSVMWSEHCSYKSSKNYLRQFGKKVTPEMTKNLMVGMGENAGVVDVGNGWAVTFKVESHNHPSYVEPYQGAATGVGGIVRDIISMGARPVAVMDQLRFGAIDHEDTARVVHGVVGGISFYGNCLGLPNIGGETYFDPVYQGNPLVNALAVGVLRHEDLHLANASGAGNKVVLFGARTGGDGIGGASILASDTFTEGGPTKRPAVQVGDPFAEKVLIECCLELFREELVEGIQDLGAAGISCATSELASNGDGGMHISLDDVLLRDPTLTAEEILMSESQERMMAVVRPDKLDAFLAVVGKWEVETSVLGEVTGTGRLVIDWQGQEIVNVDPRTVAVDGPVYDRPVAYPSWIDALQADTAASLERPTDGPALKAQFLQLLGSPNLASKNWVTNQYDTYVLGNTALSFPDDGGMIRVDEETGLGVTVATDANGRYCQLDPKQGARLALAEAYRNVAVTGAVPAAVTDCLNFGSPENPEVMWQFSEAVEGLADGCMELGIPVTGGNVSFYNQTGTTPIHPTPVVGVLGIIDDVALRVPSGWQDDGHNVYLLGTTSLELDGSAWAGTVHGHLGGRPPAVDLDREKALAELLHAASGEQLLTSAHDLADGGLGQSLAESVLRFGIGARVVLDELEERDGVDTATALFSESTGRVIVTVRREDDVRFRGLCEGRGFPVLRIGVTDASSGTLEVQGAFEASIDELRGTHGATLPARFGDVIVEDVTEGYVGRGPLDDHGSFSPRTDS from the coding sequence GTGACGACCCACGTTCGCCCGAAGCCCGACACCGTCCAGGACGCCGCCGCCACCCCCGACAAGGAGCAGCCGTACGAGGCACTCGGGCTCAAGGCCGACGAGTACGCGAAGATCCGCGAGATCCTCGGCCGCCGCCCCACCTCGGGCGAGCTCGCCATGTACTCGGTGATGTGGTCCGAGCACTGCTCGTACAAGTCGTCGAAGAACTACCTCCGTCAGTTCGGCAAGAAGGTCACGCCGGAGATGACGAAGAACCTGATGGTCGGCATGGGCGAGAACGCCGGTGTCGTCGACGTGGGCAACGGTTGGGCGGTGACCTTCAAGGTCGAGTCGCACAACCACCCGTCGTACGTCGAGCCCTACCAGGGCGCCGCGACCGGCGTCGGCGGCATCGTCCGCGACATCATCTCGATGGGCGCGCGCCCGGTCGCCGTGATGGACCAGCTGCGCTTCGGTGCGATCGACCACGAGGACACGGCGCGCGTCGTGCACGGCGTCGTCGGCGGCATCTCGTTCTACGGCAACTGCCTCGGCCTGCCGAACATCGGCGGCGAGACCTACTTCGACCCGGTGTACCAGGGCAACCCGCTCGTCAACGCGCTCGCGGTCGGTGTCCTGCGGCACGAGGACCTGCACCTGGCGAACGCCTCCGGTGCCGGCAACAAGGTCGTGCTCTTCGGTGCCCGCACGGGTGGCGACGGCATCGGCGGCGCGTCGATCCTGGCGTCCGACACCTTCACCGAGGGCGGCCCGACCAAGCGCCCGGCGGTGCAGGTCGGCGACCCCTTCGCCGAGAAGGTCCTCATCGAGTGCTGCCTCGAGCTGTTCCGCGAGGAACTGGTCGAGGGCATCCAGGACCTCGGTGCCGCTGGCATCTCCTGCGCGACGAGCGAGCTCGCCTCGAACGGCGACGGTGGCATGCACATCTCGCTCGACGACGTCCTGCTGCGCGACCCCACGCTCACGGCCGAGGAGATCCTCATGTCCGAGAGCCAGGAGCGCATGATGGCGGTCGTCCGCCCGGACAAGCTCGACGCGTTCCTCGCGGTCGTCGGCAAGTGGGAGGTCGAGACGAGCGTCCTGGGCGAGGTCACCGGCACCGGCCGTCTCGTCATCGACTGGCAGGGCCAGGAGATCGTGAACGTCGACCCGCGCACGGTCGCCGTCGACGGTCCGGTGTACGACCGCCCGGTCGCCTACCCGTCGTGGATCGATGCGCTGCAGGCCGACACCGCCGCCTCGCTCGAGCGTCCGACCGACGGTCCGGCCCTCAAGGCGCAGTTCCTGCAGCTGCTCGGCTCGCCGAACCTCGCGTCGAAGAACTGGGTGACGAACCAGTACGACACCTACGTGCTCGGCAACACCGCGCTGTCCTTCCCCGACGACGGCGGCATGATCCGCGTCGACGAGGAGACGGGGCTCGGCGTCACCGTCGCGACCGACGCCAACGGCCGCTACTGCCAGCTCGACCCGAAGCAGGGCGCGCGCCTGGCGCTGGCCGAGGCGTACCGGAACGTCGCCGTCACCGGCGCCGTCCCCGCCGCGGTCACCGACTGCCTGAACTTCGGCTCGCCGGAGAACCCCGAGGTGATGTGGCAGTTCTCCGAGGCCGTCGAGGGCCTGGCGGACGGCTGCATGGAGCTCGGCATCCCGGTCACCGGCGGCAACGTGTCGTTCTACAACCAGACCGGCACGACCCCGATCCACCCGACGCCCGTCGTCGGTGTGCTCGGCATCATCGACGACGTCGCCCTGCGCGTGCCCTCGGGCTGGCAGGACGACGGCCACAACGTGTACCTGCTCGGCACGACGAGCCTCGAGCTCGACGGCTCGGCGTGGGCCGGCACCGTCCACGGGCACCTCGGTGGTCGCCCGCCGGCGGTGGACCTCGACCGCGAGAAGGCCCTGGCGGAGCTGCTGCACGCGGCATCCGGCGAGCAGCTGCTCACCAGCGCCCACGACCTGGCGGACGGCGGCCTCGGCCAGTCCCTCGCCGAGTCGGTCCTGCGCTTCGGGATCGGCGCACGCGTGGTGCTCGACGAGCTCGAGGAGCGCGACGGCGTCGACACGGCGACCGCGCTGTTCTCGGAGTCGACGGGTCGCGTCATCGTGACCGTGCGCCGCGAGGACGACGTGCGGTTCCGCGGGCTGTGCGAGGGTCGCGGCTTCCCGGTGCTGCGCATCGGTGTGACGGACGCCTCCTCCGGCACGCTCGAGGTGCAGGGCGCGTTCGAGGCGTCGATCGACGAGCTGCGGGGCACGCACGGCGCGACGCTGCCGGCGCGCTTCGGCGACGTGATCGTCGAGGACGTCACCGAGGGCTACGTCGGGCGCGGGCCGCTCGACGACCACGGTTCGTTCTCGCCGCGCACCGACAGCTGA
- a CDS encoding SOS response-associated peptidase, with product MCGRFVVSDTTADLLPELVGELAARTEHVDEDTGEVHAGLAPSWNVAPTDPVYAVRQRHGQRQLPQISWGFVPCWAKDFRKQRPKPINARIETVATSGMFKRAFATNRCIVPALGYYEWVVREDGKEPHFVHEPDGALAMAGIVSAWPDPTKPEDDPDKWRLSLAIITRDAHVAPGEVHDRMPAFLTPDGYDDWLDGDLGSDDLLALLDHESLAVAAGLEQYEVSRAVNSVRNDGPQLIAPIG from the coding sequence ATGTGTGGAAGGTTCGTCGTCTCCGACACCACGGCCGATCTGCTGCCCGAGCTCGTGGGTGAGCTCGCGGCGCGCACCGAGCACGTCGACGAGGACACCGGCGAGGTGCACGCCGGCCTCGCCCCGAGCTGGAACGTCGCGCCGACCGACCCCGTGTACGCCGTCCGGCAGCGCCACGGGCAGCGCCAGCTCCCGCAGATCAGCTGGGGCTTCGTGCCGTGCTGGGCGAAGGACTTCCGGAAGCAGCGGCCGAAGCCGATCAACGCCCGCATCGAGACGGTCGCGACGAGCGGCATGTTCAAGCGGGCCTTCGCGACGAACCGGTGCATCGTCCCCGCGCTCGGGTACTACGAGTGGGTCGTGCGCGAGGACGGCAAGGAGCCCCACTTCGTGCACGAGCCCGACGGCGCACTGGCGATGGCGGGCATCGTGAGCGCCTGGCCGGACCCGACGAAGCCCGAGGACGACCCGGACAAGTGGCGGCTGTCGCTCGCGATCATCACCCGCGACGCACACGTCGCGCCCGGCGAGGTCCACGACCGGATGCCGGCGTTCCTCACCCCGGACGGCTACGACGACTGGCTCGACGGCGACCTCGGCTCCGACGACCTGCTCGCGCTGCTCGACCACGAGTCGCTCGCGGTCGCGGCCGGGCTCGAGCAGTACGAGGTCTCCCGCGCGGTGAACAGCGTGCGGAACGACGGCCCGCAGCTCATCGCACCCATCGGGTGA
- the purQ gene encoding phosphoribosylformylglycinamidine synthase subunit PurQ, protein MRIGVITFPGSLDDRDAQRAVRLAGADPVALWHGDHDLQGVDAIVLPGGFSYGDYLRAGAIAAKAPIMAEVIDAAGKGMPVLGICNGFQMLAEARLVPGAHTRNAHQQFIRRDQKLRVETAGTAWTSGFSAGQEITIPLKNADGRFVADADEIKRIEDNGQVVFRYVGVNPNGSIDDIAGVSNERGNVVGLMPHPEHATEPGFGPDTPAAMASGTDGLTFFTSVIESTLVK, encoded by the coding sequence ATGCGCATCGGCGTCATCACGTTCCCGGGCTCGCTCGACGACCGCGACGCCCAGCGCGCGGTCCGCCTCGCAGGAGCCGACCCCGTCGCGCTCTGGCACGGCGACCACGACCTGCAGGGGGTCGACGCGATCGTGCTCCCCGGTGGGTTCTCGTACGGCGACTACCTGCGTGCCGGCGCCATCGCGGCGAAGGCCCCGATCATGGCCGAGGTCATCGACGCCGCAGGCAAGGGCATGCCCGTGCTCGGCATCTGCAACGGGTTCCAGATGCTCGCCGAGGCCCGCCTCGTGCCGGGCGCCCACACCCGCAACGCGCACCAGCAGTTCATCCGCCGCGACCAGAAGCTCCGCGTCGAGACCGCCGGCACCGCCTGGACCTCCGGGTTCAGCGCCGGGCAGGAGATCACGATCCCGCTGAAGAACGCCGACGGCCGGTTCGTCGCCGACGCCGACGAGATCAAGCGCATCGAGGACAACGGCCAGGTCGTGTTCCGCTACGTCGGGGTGAACCCGAACGGGTCGATCGACGACATCGCGGGCGTCTCGAACGAGCGCGGCAACGTCGTCGGGCTCATGCCGCACCCCGAGCACGCGACGGAGCCCGGGTTCGGCCCGGACACCCCCGCGGCGATGGCCTCCGGCACGGACGGCCTCACCTTCTTCACCTCCGTGATCGAGTCGACGCTCGTCAAGTGA
- a CDS encoding shikimate dehydrogenase family protein, whose amino-acid sequence MEFTDPDRTRLAVLGSPIAHSLSPTLHAAAYDVLGLPFTYGRHEVASGGLDAFVAGLGPDWRGLSLTMPLKRDVLPMLDRTTPLVDELGVANTVAFRQEGDRVVLAGANTDVEGIVRPVEALGHLPGEATIVGGGATAASALAAAVRLGAVDVRLFLRDTAKAGSLVDLAVRLGVTLEVLPIDSLPGTRHGFLVSTLPGGAADPLELLPSGPDAVLFDVAYEPWPTAAAGRWAAAGGRVLNGLDMLTEQAIGQIRFFVSGDDTELLPDEAAVRRAMRLAVGLPATITA is encoded by the coding sequence GTGGAGTTCACCGACCCCGACCGGACCCGGCTGGCCGTGCTGGGCTCCCCCATCGCGCACTCGCTCTCCCCCACGCTGCACGCGGCGGCCTACGACGTGCTCGGGCTGCCGTTCACGTACGGGAGGCACGAGGTCGCCTCCGGTGGGCTCGACGCGTTCGTCGCGGGGCTGGGTCCCGATTGGCGCGGGCTCAGCCTGACCATGCCGCTCAAGCGGGACGTGCTGCCGATGCTCGACCGCACCACCCCGCTCGTCGACGAGCTCGGGGTGGCCAACACCGTGGCGTTCCGGCAGGAGGGCGACCGCGTCGTCCTGGCCGGCGCGAACACCGACGTCGAGGGCATCGTCCGACCGGTGGAGGCACTCGGGCACCTGCCGGGCGAGGCGACGATCGTCGGCGGTGGGGCCACTGCGGCGAGCGCCCTCGCGGCTGCGGTGCGGCTCGGCGCGGTCGACGTGCGGCTCTTCCTCCGCGACACCGCGAAGGCCGGCTCCCTCGTGGACCTGGCGGTGCGCCTCGGGGTGACGCTCGAGGTGCTGCCGATCGACTCGCTGCCGGGGACGCGGCACGGGTTCCTCGTGTCGACGCTGCCCGGCGGCGCGGCCGATCCGCTCGAGCTGCTGCCCTCCGGGCCGGACGCGGTGCTGTTCGACGTCGCCTACGAGCCCTGGCCGACCGCCGCGGCCGGACGCTGGGCCGCTGCCGGGGGCCGGGTGCTCAACGGGCTCGACATGCTGACGGAGCAGGCGATCGGGCAGATCCGGTTCTTCGTGTCCGGCGACGACACCGAGCTGCTGCCGGACGAGGCCGCGGTCCGACGGGCGATGCGGCTCGCGGTCGGGCTGCCGGCGACCATCACCGCCTGA
- a CDS encoding chorismate mutase, translating into MSADESTPVHDDAVAELASIRQSIDNIDAAVIHMLAERFKYTQRVGYLKAEAGMPAADPGREQVQVARLRQLAAESHLDPAFAEKFLNFIVAEVIHHHERIAGGER; encoded by the coding sequence ATGAGTGCCGACGAGTCCACACCCGTCCACGACGATGCGGTCGCCGAGCTGGCGAGCATCCGGCAGAGCATCGACAACATCGACGCCGCCGTGATCCACATGCTCGCCGAGCGCTTCAAGTACACCCAGCGGGTCGGTTACCTGAAGGCCGAGGCGGGCATGCCGGCCGCCGACCCGGGGCGTGAGCAGGTGCAGGTCGCGCGGCTCCGACAGCTGGCCGCCGAGTCGCACCTCGACCCCGCCTTCGCGGAGAAGTTCCTGAACTTCATCGTCGCCGAGGTCATCCACCACCACGAGCGCATCGCCGGCGGCGAGCGGTGA
- a CDS encoding 2-hydroxyacid dehydrogenase, giving the protein MPIVTLPFVELVDRFGPVPVGVELDVWDVEGPYDRPEDVALTLLPFYFAGRHRWQFVHDLPNLRLLQLPSAGYEHALPHAPAHAQVANGRGIHDDETAELAVGLALTSLREIHTFQADRAAGVWDVRTTRSLADRRVTVVGHGAIGAAIATRFEAMRCDVTVVARTAREQDGRYVHAFGELPELAARTDVLVLITPLTDETEHLVDRDLLAALPDGALVVNVARGRVVDTDALVAELQRGRLSAALDVTDPEPLPAGHPLWTTPNTVLTPHVGGNTDLSVPRTLELVRRQVSALAAGRPFANVVHG; this is encoded by the coding sequence ATGCCGATCGTCACCCTGCCCTTCGTCGAGCTCGTCGACCGGTTCGGCCCCGTGCCGGTCGGCGTCGAGCTCGACGTGTGGGACGTCGAAGGCCCGTACGACCGCCCCGAGGACGTCGCGCTCACGCTGCTGCCGTTCTACTTCGCGGGTCGTCACCGGTGGCAGTTCGTGCACGACCTGCCGAACCTGCGACTCCTGCAGCTGCCGAGTGCCGGGTACGAGCACGCCCTGCCGCACGCCCCGGCACACGCGCAGGTCGCGAACGGCCGCGGTATCCACGACGACGAGACGGCCGAGCTCGCGGTCGGTCTGGCGCTGACCTCGCTCCGCGAGATCCACACGTTCCAGGCCGACCGCGCCGCAGGGGTGTGGGACGTCCGCACCACTCGATCGCTCGCGGATCGTCGGGTCACGGTGGTCGGTCACGGGGCGATCGGCGCTGCGATCGCCACGCGGTTCGAGGCGATGCGGTGCGACGTCACCGTCGTGGCCCGCACTGCGCGGGAGCAGGACGGGCGGTACGTGCACGCGTTCGGGGAGCTCCCGGAGCTCGCGGCCCGGACGGACGTCCTCGTGCTCATCACCCCGCTCACCGACGAGACCGAACACCTCGTCGACCGAGACCTGCTCGCTGCGCTGCCCGACGGAGCCCTCGTGGTGAACGTCGCCCGCGGGCGGGTCGTCGACACCGATGCCCTGGTCGCGGAGCTCCAACGCGGGCGGCTGTCGGCAGCGCTCGACGTGACCGACCCGGAGCCGCTCCCGGCCGGGCACCCGCTCTGGACGACGCCGAACACGGTGCTGACGCCCCACGTCGGTGGGAACACGGACCTCAGCGTGCCGCGGACCCTCGAGCTCGTGCGACGCCAGGTGTCCGCGCTGGCAGCGGGCCGGCCCTTCGCCAACGTCGTCCACGGCTGA
- a CDS encoding DUF1304 domain-containing protein — protein sequence MSVLLVISGVCAVLAGLVHVYIFFLESVAWTSPRVRRVFGIASESEAQATRSLAFNQGFYNLFLAIGAILGVVLVVTGSGATGWTLVVFSSASMLGAAVVLAGTGRRYLNSAFVQGSLPLIALLFAFIGSTFTAA from the coding sequence ATGTCGGTCCTGCTCGTGATCTCGGGCGTGTGTGCGGTCCTCGCGGGCCTCGTGCACGTGTACATCTTCTTCCTCGAGTCCGTCGCATGGACGAGTCCTCGCGTCCGCCGCGTGTTCGGCATCGCCTCGGAGTCCGAGGCACAGGCCACCCGCTCCCTCGCGTTCAACCAGGGCTTCTACAACCTGTTCCTCGCGATCGGCGCGATCCTCGGCGTCGTGTTGGTCGTCACCGGCAGCGGTGCGACGGGGTGGACCCTCGTGGTGTTCTCGAGCGCGAGCATGCTCGGCGCCGCGGTCGTCCTGGCCGGCACGGGTCGCCGGTACCTGAACTCGGCGTTCGTGCAGGGCTCGCTGCCGCTCATCGCCCTGCTCTTCGCCTTCATCGGCTCCACCTTCACCGCCGCGTAG
- a CDS encoding iron-siderophore ABC transporter substrate-binding protein, protein MIRTSPSARRVRRVLAAAGAVVAASLVLAGCTSGSSSPAASDGASGSGGAFPVSIQTALGTTEIPSQPKRVVALGWGDAETALELGVQPVGASDWLAFGGDGVGPWLKDAYTKKPTIIQTLEPSYEQILKLKPDLILDTKSSGDKDRYAKLSAIAPTVAVPKGGANYLTTTEQQVDLVSRALGKESEGKKLLTDLDDAYAAARKAHPEFDGKTAVVGSYTADGFGAYASKDSRSTFMQQLGFTIPKAVDQQAGDAFSVSLSEENLDLLDADLTVVLPIYVDASKAESDPLFQKVPSVEAGHSIVVDDADVSNAFSLGTTAAIEWALDRLPDEFAKKVG, encoded by the coding sequence GTGATCCGAACCTCCCCCTCAGCGCGCCGCGTCCGCCGCGTGCTCGCGGCCGCCGGCGCCGTCGTCGCCGCGTCCCTCGTCCTCGCCGGGTGCACCTCCGGCTCCTCGTCGCCCGCCGCGTCCGACGGCGCCTCGGGCTCGGGCGGCGCGTTCCCCGTCTCGATCCAGACCGCACTCGGCACGACCGAGATCCCCTCGCAGCCGAAGCGCGTCGTCGCCCTCGGCTGGGGTGACGCGGAGACGGCGCTCGAACTCGGCGTGCAGCCCGTCGGCGCCAGCGACTGGCTCGCCTTCGGTGGCGACGGCGTCGGGCCGTGGCTCAAGGACGCGTACACGAAGAAGCCGACGATCATCCAGACGCTCGAGCCCAGCTACGAGCAGATCCTCAAGCTCAAGCCGGACCTGATCCTCGACACGAAGAGCTCGGGCGACAAGGACCGCTACGCGAAGCTCTCCGCGATCGCGCCGACCGTCGCGGTGCCGAAGGGCGGCGCGAACTACCTCACCACCACCGAGCAGCAGGTCGACCTCGTGTCGCGTGCACTCGGCAAGGAGTCCGAGGGCAAGAAGCTGCTGACCGACCTCGACGACGCGTACGCGGCGGCGCGGAAGGCGCACCCCGAGTTCGACGGCAAGACCGCCGTCGTCGGTTCGTACACGGCGGACGGCTTCGGCGCGTACGCCTCGAAGGACAGCCGCTCCACCTTCATGCAGCAGCTCGGCTTCACCATCCCGAAGGCCGTCGACCAGCAGGCCGGCGACGCGTTCTCGGTGAGCCTGTCCGAGGAGAACCTCGACCTGCTCGACGCCGACCTGACCGTCGTCCTGCCGATCTACGTCGACGCGTCGAAGGCCGAGTCCGACCCGCTGTTCCAGAAGGTGCCGTCGGTCGAGGCCGGGCACTCCATCGTCGTCGACGACGCGGACGTGTCGAACGCGTTCTCGCTCGGCACCACCGCCGCCATCGAGTGGGCGCTGGACCGGCTGCCGGACGAGTTCGCGAAGAAGGTCGGCTGA
- a CDS encoding lactonase family protein → MSGAAAGFPADDFPRDLADLHLLVGSYTATGGGNATGISVVHGTTASTVAVMDDPSFLALSGDRVYAVSETADGRVSAFRYAGGALEHRWDADAGGDAPCHVRVDPSGALVVTNYVSGTVTAVSLEAAESHAASVTASDGVVGTHGSADRVVVPESALVTGVLPDVEGPVEDRQEGPHAHQSIATPDGTVLVADLGGDALHEFRVTADPAIDLVRVHHLGPGVGPRHMAWLGAGADADLVVAGELDGRVYRLRRDGSGTLRPIASAPAFDGEVGESLLSHVEVDRAGRVVVAVRGRDLIVVLDTADDGLTVVGSASCGGVWPRHFAQVPGYLLVANQMSDAIAVLPIGADGVPGETVAQIAVGSPACIVPVPARS, encoded by the coding sequence GTGAGCGGGGCTGCTGCAGGGTTCCCGGCCGACGACTTCCCGCGGGATCTCGCCGACCTGCACCTGCTCGTCGGGTCGTACACGGCCACGGGCGGTGGGAACGCGACCGGCATCTCGGTCGTGCACGGGACCACCGCCTCCACCGTCGCCGTGATGGACGACCCCTCGTTCCTCGCGCTCTCCGGCGACCGGGTCTACGCCGTGTCCGAGACCGCGGACGGTCGCGTCTCGGCCTTCCGGTACGCCGGTGGTGCGCTCGAGCACCGCTGGGATGCCGACGCCGGTGGTGACGCACCCTGCCACGTGCGGGTCGACCCCTCCGGTGCGCTCGTCGTCACGAACTACGTCTCCGGCACCGTGACCGCGGTGTCGCTCGAGGCCGCTGAGTCGCACGCCGCCTCGGTGACCGCGAGCGACGGCGTCGTCGGGACCCACGGCAGCGCGGACCGGGTCGTCGTCCCCGAGTCCGCACTCGTCACCGGCGTGCTCCCCGACGTCGAGGGGCCCGTCGAGGACCGGCAGGAGGGGCCGCACGCCCACCAGTCGATCGCGACGCCCGACGGCACGGTGCTCGTCGCGGACCTCGGCGGCGACGCACTCCACGAGTTCCGGGTGACGGCTGACCCCGCGATCGACCTCGTGCGCGTGCACCACCTCGGGCCCGGGGTCGGGCCGCGGCACATGGCGTGGCTCGGGGCCGGGGCCGACGCGGATCTCGTCGTCGCGGGTGAGCTCGACGGACGCGTGTACCGCCTGCGCCGCGACGGCTCCGGGACGCTGCGGCCGATCGCCTCGGCGCCGGCGTTCGACGGCGAGGTGGGGGAGTCGCTCCTCAGCCACGTCGAGGTCGACCGGGCCGGACGGGTCGTCGTCGCGGTCCGAGGCCGGGACCTGATCGTGGTGCTCGACACCGCGGACGACGGGCTGACCGTCGTCGGGTCGGCGTCGTGCGGCGGCGTCTGGCCGCGGCACTTCGCGCAGGTGCCCGGGTACCTGCTGGTGGCCAACCAGATGTCCGACGCGATCGCCGTGCTGCCCATCGGGGCGGACGGGGTGCCGGGCGAGACCGTGGCGCAGATCGCCGTCGGGTCGCCCGCGTGCATCGTGCCGGTGCCGGCCCGGTCGTGA
- a CDS encoding YchJ family protein, protein MDDEQRCPCLSGNPYGECCGPLHAGAAAPTAERLMRSRFTAFALGLPEYLLLTWHPRTRPDELTLDPSQRWTRLDIVSTRSGGPFDSAGQVAFRAWWRTDDDRGTLEETSEFVREQGRWFYVDGVVA, encoded by the coding sequence GTGGACGACGAACAGCGCTGCCCCTGCCTGAGCGGCAACCCCTACGGCGAGTGCTGCGGGCCCCTGCACGCCGGTGCCGCCGCCCCGACCGCCGAGCGGCTCATGCGCTCCCGGTTCACCGCATTCGCGCTCGGGCTGCCGGAGTACCTGTTGCTCACCTGGCACCCGCGCACGCGGCCGGACGAGCTGACGCTCGACCCGTCGCAGCGCTGGACGCGCCTGGACATCGTGTCGACCCGGTCGGGAGGCCCGTTCGACTCCGCAGGACAGGTCGCCTTCCGCGCGTGGTGGCGCACCGACGACGACCGCGGGACGCTCGAGGAGACGAGCGAGTTCGTCCGCGAGCAGGGGCGGTGGTTCTACGTCGACGGTGTGGTCGCCTGA